The following proteins come from a genomic window of Pyxidicoccus sp. MSG2:
- a CDS encoding ABC transporter substrate-binding protein has product MPRLVPLLAVLVLGTLACERKAPPAPSAPEAAPKPQAASETGPIVIGTLGSLTGSEASFGTVVRDGIQFAVEEANAAGGVMGRKVELRSYDTQGRIEESVAAAQRLLTQDRVVLILGDVTSSGSLAIANAVQAARVPMVTPSATHPDVTKKGDYIFRTCFTDPFQGGAMARFARENLKLDRVAVLHDARNASSLGLSEAFQAAFKKLGGTVVAVETYSKGDTDYRAPLLSVKKVKPQALYLPGFYSEVGVIARQARELGMTQPLLGGDGWESDRIFELAGGALEGAYYSSHYAEDNPAPELQRFITAFRARYGRSPEAASALGYDAARVALAAIARAGSLSGPAIRDALAATKDFPGATGTLTMDANRNPVKPAVILTIHDGKRKFAAAVTP; this is encoded by the coding sequence ATGCCCCGTCTCGTCCCCCTCCTCGCAGTCCTCGTCCTGGGAACCCTCGCCTGCGAGCGGAAGGCCCCACCCGCGCCATCCGCTCCGGAGGCCGCGCCGAAGCCCCAGGCCGCCTCGGAGACAGGGCCCATCGTCATCGGCACCCTGGGCAGTCTCACGGGCTCGGAGGCGTCGTTCGGCACCGTGGTGCGCGACGGCATCCAGTTCGCGGTGGAGGAGGCCAATGCCGCGGGCGGGGTGATGGGCCGGAAGGTGGAGCTGCGCTCCTATGACACCCAGGGTCGCATCGAGGAGTCCGTGGCCGCCGCGCAGCGACTCCTCACGCAGGACCGCGTGGTGCTCATCCTCGGAGACGTGACGTCCTCGGGCTCGCTCGCCATCGCGAACGCGGTGCAGGCCGCGCGGGTGCCCATGGTGACGCCCTCCGCCACCCATCCGGACGTGACGAAGAAGGGCGACTACATCTTCCGCACCTGCTTCACCGACCCGTTCCAGGGTGGCGCCATGGCGCGCTTCGCCCGGGAGAACCTCAAGCTCGACCGCGTGGCCGTGCTGCATGACGCGAGGAATGCGTCGTCGCTCGGCCTCAGCGAGGCCTTCCAGGCGGCCTTCAAGAAGCTCGGCGGGACGGTGGTCGCGGTGGAGACCTACTCCAAGGGCGACACCGACTACCGCGCGCCGCTCCTGTCCGTGAAGAAGGTGAAGCCCCAGGCGCTCTATCTGCCGGGCTTCTACAGCGAGGTGGGCGTCATCGCCCGCCAGGCGCGCGAATTGGGCATGACGCAGCCGCTGCTCGGCGGCGACGGCTGGGAGTCCGACCGCATCTTCGAGCTGGCGGGCGGCGCGCTTGAGGGCGCGTACTACTCGTCGCACTACGCGGAGGACAACCCCGCGCCGGAGCTGCAGCGCTTCATCACCGCGTTCCGCGCCCGCTACGGCCGCTCCCCCGAGGCCGCGTCCGCGCTCGGCTATGACGCCGCCCGCGTGGCCCTCGCCGCCATTGCCCGGGCCGGCTCCCTCTCCGGGCCCGCCATCCGCGACGCGCTCGCCGCGACGAAGGACTTCCCCGGTGCCACGGGCACTCTGACGATGGACGCCAACCGCAACCCCGTGAAGCCGGCGGTCATCCTGACCATCCACGACGGCAAGAGGAAGTTCGCCGCCGCCGTGACACCATGA
- a CDS encoding FAD-binding oxidoreductase: protein MTTQGTADLLRELAAVLPPESLVTDADVLEAHRRDQAEWAPAGTPRVLVRPASTTEVQAVLRVASALRVPVVPRGAGSGLSGGANAVDGCIVLSLSRMNRVLEVDRRGMFAVVQPGALNAAVKAAAAEQGLWYAPDPASWEFSSIGGNLATNAGGLCCVKYGVTGDAVLGLEAVLADGSVVRTGGRTMKNAAGYGLTRLFVGSEGTLGVITEATLKLRPRPPKATTLVASFPTLVGAGVAVTEIMASTRPSLLELMDRATVRAVEAHGPMGLDVNAAALLLARSDAGGEQGVAEVAHMAAACEAAGATFVAQSADEAEGELLMQARRLAYPALEKQGATLLDDVGVPLSRITDLLAAVEGIASRRDVLIGTFGHAGDGNMHPTVVFDRNDPAALARARAAFDDILRAALELGGTITGEHGVGALKRPFLGEQLGAGGLHLHHAIKSALDPLGILNPGKVF from the coding sequence GTGACGACCCAGGGGACAGCGGACCTGTTGCGGGAGCTGGCGGCGGTACTGCCTCCGGAGTCGCTCGTCACCGACGCCGACGTGCTCGAAGCCCACCGGCGCGACCAGGCCGAGTGGGCTCCCGCCGGGACTCCTCGCGTCCTCGTCCGCCCCGCGTCCACCACTGAGGTGCAGGCCGTGCTCCGAGTGGCCTCCGCCCTCCGGGTTCCCGTGGTGCCTCGGGGGGCAGGCTCTGGGCTGTCGGGTGGGGCGAACGCGGTGGACGGCTGCATCGTCCTCTCGCTCTCGCGCATGAACCGTGTGTTGGAGGTCGACCGGCGCGGCATGTTCGCCGTCGTGCAACCCGGAGCGCTCAACGCCGCGGTGAAGGCCGCCGCGGCGGAGCAGGGGCTCTGGTATGCGCCCGACCCCGCGAGCTGGGAGTTCTCCTCCATTGGCGGCAACCTCGCCACCAACGCGGGCGGCCTGTGCTGCGTGAAGTACGGAGTGACGGGGGATGCCGTGCTCGGGCTGGAGGCCGTCCTCGCGGATGGCTCCGTCGTCCGCACCGGCGGGCGCACGATGAAGAACGCCGCGGGCTATGGCCTCACCCGCCTGTTCGTCGGCTCCGAGGGCACGCTCGGCGTCATCACCGAGGCCACGTTGAAGCTCCGGCCCCGTCCGCCGAAGGCGACCACGCTCGTGGCTTCGTTCCCCACGCTCGTCGGAGCGGGCGTGGCCGTGACGGAAATCATGGCGTCCACGCGTCCCTCGCTCCTGGAGCTCATGGACCGCGCCACCGTCCGCGCCGTGGAGGCCCACGGACCCATGGGGCTGGACGTCAACGCGGCGGCCCTCCTGCTGGCCCGCTCCGACGCGGGAGGAGAGCAGGGCGTCGCGGAAGTCGCTCACATGGCCGCGGCCTGCGAGGCCGCCGGGGCCACCTTCGTCGCGCAGTCCGCCGATGAGGCCGAGGGCGAGTTGCTGATGCAGGCCCGCCGGCTTGCCTATCCCGCGCTGGAGAAGCAGGGCGCCACGCTGCTCGACGACGTGGGCGTTCCACTGTCGCGCATCACGGACCTGCTCGCGGCGGTGGAGGGGATTGCCTCGCGGAGGGACGTGCTCATCGGCACCTTCGGCCATGCCGGCGATGGCAACATGCATCCCACCGTCGTCTTCGACCGGAACGACCCCGCAGCCCTGGCGCGGGCCCGCGCCGCGTTCGATGACATCCTCCGCGCGGCGCTGGAGCTGGGCGGCACCATCACCGGCGAGCACGGCGTCGGCGCGCTCAAGCGCCCCTTCCTCGGGGAACAGCTCGGCGCGGGAGGGCTCCACCTGCACCACGCCATCAAGAGCGCGCTGGACCCGCTCGGCATCCTCAACCCGGGCAAGGTGTTCTGA